One genomic region from Arthrobacter pigmenti encodes:
- a CDS encoding nucleoside deaminase, translated as MTTTTKEEQFLAQAISLATDNVHNSGGPFGALIVAPDGRSFDGVNRVTANNDPTAHAEVMAIRNACASLETFDLSGCTLYTSCEPCPLCLSAALWARVGSVVFAADRHDAAQAGFDDAVFYNFFATPVEERAMPVRQYVLTAAAPTTSTAPFDAWSTLTARVDY; from the coding sequence TTGACTACCACCACCAAAGAAGAGCAGTTCCTCGCACAGGCCATTTCCCTGGCAACTGACAACGTCCACAATTCGGGCGGCCCGTTTGGCGCCCTGATTGTCGCTCCGGACGGCCGCTCCTTCGACGGCGTCAACCGCGTCACCGCCAACAATGATCCGACGGCGCACGCCGAGGTCATGGCAATCCGTAACGCCTGCGCTTCCCTGGAGACCTTCGACCTCTCGGGCTGCACGCTCTACACGAGCTGCGAACCCTGTCCCCTCTGCCTTTCCGCTGCGCTATGGGCGCGGGTTGGCTCTGTTGTCTTCGCTGCGGACCGGCACGACGCCGCGCAAGCAGGTTTCGACGACGCCGTGTTCTACAACTTCTTCGCCACCCCAGTGGAGGAGCGGGCCATGCCGGTTCGCCAGTACGTGCTGACGGCCGCCGCCCCCACAACCTCCACCGCCCCCTTCGATGCGTGGAGCACCCTCACCGCGCGCGTGGATTACTAA
- a CDS encoding ATP-binding cassette domain-containing protein, whose translation MSGGSDLVIETEGLTKRLGGRNVVNGIDLAVPRGSVFGFLGPNGSGKTTTIRILLGLASATSGDVRVLDQAIPRALPEVLPRVGALVEGPGFYPFLSGTANLLRLDAADRYVPPATRRRRVERALERVGLSQAARKKVGRYSLGMKQRLGIASALLTHRELIILDEPTNGLDPQGTREVRHLIRSLTEEGTTVFVSSHLLAEVEQICSHAAVLSAGALVAQGSLDDLRRTGEPRARILTPDTREARAVLRGLGLKPDDATPPGQAVTAPFPAGMAPDRIVRALVEADVRVNGFTLEQPGLEDLFVALTGEGFDVVQ comes from the coding sequence GTGAGCGGCGGCTCCGACCTCGTCATTGAAACCGAAGGCCTGACCAAAAGGTTGGGTGGCAGAAACGTGGTCAACGGCATCGACCTTGCGGTGCCGCGCGGTTCCGTCTTCGGCTTCCTCGGCCCCAACGGTTCCGGGAAGACAACCACCATAAGGATCCTGCTCGGACTCGCATCCGCGACGTCCGGCGATGTCCGGGTCCTGGATCAAGCCATCCCGCGGGCGCTACCCGAGGTGCTGCCAAGGGTCGGGGCGCTTGTCGAAGGGCCAGGGTTCTACCCGTTTCTCTCCGGCACTGCGAACCTCCTGCGCCTCGACGCCGCCGACCGCTACGTCCCACCCGCAACCCGCCGCCGCCGAGTTGAGCGGGCGCTCGAACGGGTAGGTCTCTCGCAGGCCGCCCGCAAAAAGGTGGGCCGCTACTCGCTCGGGATGAAGCAACGGCTCGGCATCGCGAGCGCGCTGCTCACCCACCGCGAGCTGATCATCCTCGATGAGCCCACCAACGGCCTCGACCCGCAGGGCACCCGCGAAGTCCGTCACCTCATCCGCTCCCTCACCGAAGAGGGAACCACCGTCTTCGTCTCGAGCCACCTGCTCGCCGAGGTGGAACAGATCTGCTCACATGCCGCAGTCCTCAGCGCCGGAGCCCTCGTCGCCCAGGGCAGCCTCGACGACCTCCGCCGAACAGGTGAGCCCCGCGCCCGCATCCTCACCCCCGACACCCGCGAGGCGCGCGCCGTGTTGCGCGGGCTCGGCTTGAAGCCCGACGACGCCACCCCACCTGGGCAGGCCGTCACCGCTCCGTTTCCCGCCGGCATGGCGCCCGATCGAATCGTGCGGGCACTGGTTGAAGCGGACGTCCGGGTCAACGGATTCACACTCGAGCAACCGGGCCTTGAGGACCTGTTCGTCGCGCTCACCGGGGAAGGATTCGACGTTGTCCAGTGA
- a CDS encoding ABC transporter permease produces MGSELSVLFRRRRTWALLAALAAIPVLIAVAVRLSSGPSRGRGPAFLDQVSQNGLFVAVVATIVAIPLFLPLTVGVVAGDTIAGEASTGTLRYLLMAPVARGRLLAVKYVAAVAFCLAATLTVAMAGVLIGALLFPVGPVTLLSGTTIGVPEALLRVALVSLYVTLSLTGLAAVGLFLSTLTDVPVGAMAATVVAAVVSQVLGQLPQLEWLHPWLLSQYWLGFADLLRDPIVWDSFLANALLQAGYALVFGALAYGRFSTKDVLA; encoded by the coding sequence ATGGGCTCAGAACTCTCGGTGTTGTTCAGGCGCAGGCGCACTTGGGCGCTCCTTGCCGCTCTTGCCGCGATCCCGGTCCTCATTGCAGTGGCGGTACGGCTGTCGTCCGGCCCGTCAAGAGGACGAGGCCCGGCGTTCCTGGACCAGGTCAGCCAGAACGGCCTGTTCGTCGCCGTCGTCGCAACCATTGTGGCCATTCCGCTGTTCCTGCCGTTGACCGTCGGCGTGGTTGCCGGTGACACGATCGCAGGAGAAGCCAGCACGGGCACGCTGCGGTACCTGTTGATGGCGCCGGTGGCACGGGGCCGCCTGCTCGCGGTGAAGTACGTTGCCGCCGTCGCCTTCTGTCTTGCAGCGACGCTAACGGTTGCCATGGCGGGCGTTCTGATAGGTGCGCTGTTGTTCCCGGTCGGGCCGGTGACGCTGCTGTCAGGGACAACAATCGGCGTGCCGGAAGCGCTCCTGCGTGTTGCGCTGGTGTCGCTCTACGTGACCCTTTCGCTGACGGGACTCGCCGCCGTCGGGCTCTTCCTGTCCACCCTTACGGACGTGCCGGTGGGGGCGATGGCCGCAACAGTGGTGGCCGCCGTCGTCAGTCAGGTGTTGGGACAACTTCCACAGCTGGAGTGGCTCCACCCCTGGCTTCTCAGTCAGTACTGGCTCGGCTTCGCGGACCTGTTGAGGGACCCGATCGTGTGGGACTCCTTCCTGGCCAACGCATTGCTTCAGGCGGGCTACGCGTTGGTTTTCGGGGCGCTGGCGTACGGCCGCTTTTCGACGAAGGACGTACTCGCGTAG